A genomic window from Amia ocellicauda isolate fAmiCal2 chromosome 15, fAmiCal2.hap1, whole genome shotgun sequence includes:
- the LOC136711124 gene encoding H-2 class II histocompatibility antigen, I-E beta chain, producing the protein MDASALRCGFALLVLSLAIGADGYMHHSQRECRFSSKSLDGLEFIDRYIFNKLEYIRYNSTLNQFIGYTEHGVKNAERLNKDPAELAGLLSNRDAYCKPNAGLYYNIILDKTAEPYIRLRSEKPFSPKHPAMLVCSVFGFYPKPIKVTWLRNGRTVGSDVTSTEELSDGDWYYQIHSHLEYTPESGETISCKVEHGSFPQPREVKWDPSMPGSDRNKVIIGASGLVLGLVIAAAGGVYYKKKSTGRILVPTA; encoded by the exons aTGGACGCGTCTGCGTTGCGCTGCGGGTTTGCGCTGCTTGTGCTCTCACTTGCTATTGGAGCTG ATGGATATATGCACCATTCACAGCGGGAGTGTCGGTTCAGCTCAAAGAGCCTGGATGGCCTGGAGTTCATTGacagatatatttttaacaagCTGGAGTACATCCGATACAACAGCACTCTGAACCAGTTCATTGGCTACACCGAGCACGGAGTGAAGAACGCAGAGAGACTGAACAAGGATCCAGCTGAGCTGGCAGGACTCCTCTCTAACCGGGATGCATACTGCAAGCCCAACGCTGGACTCTACTACAACATCATACTGGATAAGACAG CTGAACCCTACATTCGGCTCCGGTCTGAGAAGCCCTTCAGTCCGAAGCACCCGGCCATGCTGGTCTGCAGTGTGTTTGGCTTCTACCCTAAACCGATCAAGGTGACCTGGCTGAGAAACGGGCGGACCGTGGGCTCGGACGTGACGTCCACAGAGGAGCTGTCCGACGGAGACTGGTACTATCAGATCCACTCTCACCTGGAGTACACGCCAGAGTCTGGGGAGACCATCTCCTGCAAGGTGGAGCACGGCAGCTTTCCTCAGCCCAGAGAGGTGAAATGGG ATCCCTCGATGCCCGGGTCTGACAGGAACAAGGTGATTATCGGGGCGTCTGGTCTGGTGCTGGGTCTTGTCATTGCAGCTGCGGGGGGAGTCTACTACAAGAAGAAATCCACAG GGCGCATTCTGGTGCCAACCGCTTAA